Part of the Trichoderma asperellum chromosome 1, complete sequence genome is shown below.
TccgacaaggacaaggaggaggaggaatggGCCTATGTTGGTGAATGGTCTGTCGAGGAGCCCTTCCAGTACAAGGGTATCGAGGGCGATAAGGGGCTTGTCGTCAAGAACGCTGCCGCTCACCACGCCATCTCGGCCAAGTTCCCCAAGAAGATTGACAACAAGGGCAAGACCCTCGTTGTTCAGTATGAGGTCAAGCTCCAGAGTAAGTTGACGCCCGGGAATAGAATTCCAATATCTGCAAGACGAAGGCATCTAGACATATGCTGACCTGCGCGTGCGCTTTCTAGACGGATTGGACTGCGGTGGTGCTTACATGAAGCTTCTGCGGGACAACAAGGCTCTTCACCAGGATGAGTTCAGCAACACTACCCCGTACGTCATCATGTTCGGTCCGGACAAGTGTGGCCACAACAACCGGGTTCACTTCATCGTCAACCACAAGAACCCCAAGACGGGCGAGTACGAGGAGAAGCACCTCAACTCCGCTCCCTCGGTCAACATTGTCAAGACTACCGAGCTCTATACCCTCATTGTCCACCCCAACAACACCTTCTCCATCCGACAGAACGGTGTTGAGACCAAGGCTGGCAGCCTCCTTGAGGATCTCACCCCATCCATCAACCCTCCCGCGGAGATTGATGATCCCAAGGACTCCAAGCCCGAAGACTGGGTTGACGAGGCACGTATCGCTGACCCCGAGGCCGTGAAGCCCGAGGACTGGGATGAGGAGGCTCCTTTCGAGATCGTCGACGAGGAGGCTACCAAGCCTGAGGACTGGCTCGAGAACGAGCCCACTGTCATTCCCGACCctgaggctgagaagccCGAGGATtgggatgatgaggaggatggtGACTGGATCGCCCCCACCGTCCCCAACCCCAAGTGTGACGATGTCTCTGGATGCGGCCCCTGGACCAAGCCCATGATCAAGAACCCTGACTACAAGGGCAAGTGGTCTGCCCCCTTCATTGACAACCCCGCCTACAAGGGTGTCTGGGCTCCTCGCAAGATCAAGAACCCTGACTACTACGAGGACAAGACTCCCGCTAACTTTGAGCCCATGGGCGCTGTAAGTTGAAACCTTTGTTCAACTAATTCTATACCAGGGTGTTTGCTAATTGATTCTGTTCTTTGCAGATTGGTTTCGAGATCTGGACCATGACCAACAACATCCTCTTTGACAACATCTACATTGGCCACTCCGTTGAGGATGCCGAGAAGCTTGCCAACGAGACCTTCTTCGTCAAGCACCCCATTGAGAAGACTCTTGAGGAGGCTGACAAGCCCAAGGTTGACGACATCCCCAAGTCTCCTTCTgacctcgtcttcctcgatGACCCCGTCCTCTATGTCAAGGAGAAGCTTGACCTGTTCCTTACCATTGCCCAGCGTGACCCCATTGAGGCCATCAAGTTCGTTCCTGAGATCGCTGGTGGTATTGCCGCCGTTTTCGTTTCTCTGATTGCCATTATCTCCGTTCTGGTCAACCTTGGCGGCTCTTCTGCCCCTGCCCCcaagaaggctgctgccacctccaaggacaaggccaaggaccaGTCCGAGGCTGCCGCCACTGGTGCCGACAAGGCTAAGGGCGAGGTCACCAAGCGCACCACTCGCAGCCAATCGTAAAAATCTATTAAAAGGACGgctgattttcttttgttgagTGAATGGGATCAAATAGCGAGCGAGATGTGAGATGAACCAAAACAACATATCCAATATACCAATATCTGGGACAGAACCCACAATAAGATTTGGAAGCATAGGCGACGGAAACAtgaataactattataagacAAActttgttaaaaaaaaaaaaaggaatctATTGCTATTATTTGCCCCCTCTTGATTTGAAAATACTACTACCCCAAGTGGTGCCTGTCAGATAAGATCccaggcttttttttttctctttgtaaCGGACGTATTATGGAGCACATCGGCAAGCAGTAAGCAGCGGGACAGATATGATTGTGCAGATAAATGTTACTTTGCAGGCAGGTAAGCGCCGATTACAGCTTAGGGCACGGCCTTGAAGAAGGGCACCAATGCATGAGTCGAAGGAATCAGGCGCAAGCAACACGTGGCTGctagtttttttcttcttgttcgtATTGGTATCAAGGttggattgattgattgtttGGTGATTGTTGAAATCTCGTCGATGTTGATATCTAGAGACAGACCTACCCAGTACTACTTACTAATGGACTGCTACTAGTAGCTGCTCTATACAGTTACCAGGCCACATACGGAAACCTATCTAATAATCCAACTCCCTCCAAAAGGCGCCTGTGACCATCCTCGGTAGACTTGACTCTCTAGTGCAAGTCGAAAGAGACTGACGGTGTCAGTAGCTTGGCTGATGGCGTCAAGAGCAGAGCTCAATCTTCGTACTTTTCTCGGCAAAGGCCCCCCGTCATCGGAGCTTTTATAGCTGCAGCGTTGCCGAGCAGGATGACAATCGTAGCTGTCCACGGCCATGCAGGTGAGCACACAGTAATCCCGCGGCCATCAGACACCGTCAGCACGGCGCTTATGTAACAAGGGACCTGCCCGAATCAAACGGCGTCTGCCACGGCGCGCGGGCTGCCAATGGCTTCGGCATGAAGCGGCATCGGCTTAACACGCACCTCTAATACGGAGTCGAGAGCAGCAATTTGCGAGGAAATCCCACGCAGCAGATGCGGCGCCCTTCCCCACATGGGCCTTGCGGCTATCTGGGTCCTGGCGTTCCCCCCCATCTTAATTCGCCTCCCCTTCCCCACGCCCGGCCGTAGCCGTGTGTAATCGCTGGGTATAACGGGGAAGGCGGGTGAGGATAAATACTCTCTGGGGGGACGACGACGCAGAGGGACGGTTTCTGCTTTCTTTTGTGTGTGACCTTGATTGGATTGAGACGCATAAGAGAGACGAGACGCCGAGGTTCTAGCGAACGGGAAGACAGGAAGCAAGACACCAGCCCCGCGTGCCTTCCCATCTCGTCACTGCtccagcatctgctgctaGTACTAATACCCATCATCGTCGCCCTCCCCTtctgtcttctttcttctcctcccccaCACTTCCTAATATGCGTCGCTTCATCGCGAGCAGcgcctctgcttctgcccGCAGGCCCCTGaccgccgcagcctctcctcGCTCAGCCATTGCTCTCACCAAGATGGCCTCCAACCCCAGAGCAGCCCAGGCCGCCACCGCTGCCCGGCGGATACACGCCACGGCCGCGCAGCTCAAGCCTATGGATGCCCTCGCCTCGACGGCCACCAGCTTCCCGACTACCCACGAGCCCATTGAGGAGATCCGCAACACTCCCTACTTCATCGACAACAAGTTCGTGCAGTCCTCCACGGACAAGTACTTCGATCTGGCCGACCCGGCCACCAACAACCTCGTCACGCGTGTGCCGCAGATGACCGAGGCCGAGATGAAGGCCGTCGTGGAGTCTTCGCAGAAGGCTTTCCTCGCCTGGAGGGACACCACCGTGCTGTTCCGCCAGCAGATCCTGTTCCGCTACGTGCAGCTGATCAAGGACAACTGGGACAGACTGGCCGCCAGCATCACGCTCGAGCAGGGCAAGACCTTTGCCGATGCCAAGGGTGATGTGCTGCGTGGTCTGCAGGTTGCCGAGGCTGCCGTTGGCGGACCGGAGCTGCTCAAGGGCGAGGTTCTGGAGGTTGCCAAGGACATGGAGACGAGAAGCTACCGTGAGCCATTGGGCGTCACTGCTGCCATCTGCCCTTTCAGTAAGTTGTTTCCATTGTACAAATTAGGGAAACCATGACGAacctattatatatatgcatatgaATGTGTGGCTAACAAGAGACTCTTTTAGACTTCCCTGCCATGATTGCTCTCTGGTCTATCCCCATTGCCACCATCACTGGtaacaccatcatcatcaagccCTCAGAGCGTGACCCTGGTGCTGCCATGATCCTCGTCGAGCTGGCCGAGAAGGCTGGATTCCCTCCCGGAGTTGTCAGCGTCATCCACGGCGCTCACGACACTGTCAACTTCATCCTTGACGAGCCCTCCATCAAGGCTGTCAGCTTTGTTGGTGGCAACAAGGCTGGTGAGTACATTTACTCGCGAGCTTCTGCCAACGGCAAGCGTGTCCAGGCCAATCTGGGAGCCAAGAACCACGCTGCTGTGCTCCCCGACTGCAACAAGAACCACTTCCTCAACGCCGTTACTGGTGCCGCctttggcgctgctggtcAGCGCTGCATGGCCCTGAGCACACTGGTCATGGTTGGCGAGACCAAGGAGTGGCTTCCAGAGTTGGCCGAGCGCGCAAAGGCCCTCAAGGTTGACGGTGGCTTCGAGGACGGTGCCGACCTGGGCCCCGTCATCTCTCCCCAGAGCAAGGAGCGCATCGAGAGCCTGATTGCCAGCGCCGAGAAGGAGGGCGCCAAGATCTTGCTCGATGGCCGTGGCTTCAAGCCTTCCAAGTACCCCAACGGCAACTTCATTGCccccaccatcatcaccgaCGTCACCACCGACATGACATGCTACAAGCAGGAGATCTTTGGCCCCGTGCTCGTGTGCTTGAACGTTGACACCCTTGACGAGGCCATTGAGCTTATCAACAAGAATGAGTATGGTAACGGTGCTGCCATCTTCACCAAATCCGGTGCCACCGCCGAGACCTTCCGAAGGAAGATT
Proteins encoded:
- a CDS encoding uncharacterized protein (TransMembrane:1 (n6-14c19/20o493-514i)~SECRETED:SignalP(1-19)), whose amino-acid sequence is MKFNTVAAAAALFAGVAYAEEVEESKAVPELPTFTPTTIKADFLEQFTDDWETRWKPSHAKKDTSASDKDKEEEEWAYVGEWSVEEPFQYKGIEGDKGLVVKNAAAHHAISAKFPKKIDNKGKTLVVQYEVKLQNGLDCGGAYMKLLRDNKALHQDEFSNTTPYVIMFGPDKCGHNNRVHFIVNHKNPKTGEYEEKHLNSAPSVNIVKTTELYTLIVHPNNTFSIRQNGVETKAGSLLEDLTPSINPPAEIDDPKDSKPEDWVDEARIADPEAVKPEDWDEEAPFEIVDEEATKPEDWLENEPTVIPDPEAEKPEDWDDEEDGDWIAPTVPNPKCDDVSGCGPWTKPMIKNPDYKGKWSAPFIDNPAYKGVWAPRKIKNPDYYEDKTPANFEPMGAIGFEIWTMTNNILFDNIYIGHSVEDAEKLANETFFVKHPIEKTLEEADKPKVDDIPKSPSDLVFLDDPVLYVKEKLDLFLTIAQRDPIEAIKFVPEIAGGIAAVFVSLIAIISVLVNLGGSSAPAPKKAAATSKDKAKDQSEAAATGADKAKGEVTKRTTRSQS